The following proteins are encoded in a genomic region of Candidatus Diapherotrites archaeon:
- a CDS encoding Lrp/AsnC family transcriptional regulator — protein sequence MALDNHDKDILNAVRWKAKAPLQQIAKKLHLPLSTVHHRIKRFEDQAIITRYEARVDYSKLDRPIQAFVLIEAQNTLPSGEKVLQQDILKHVKEFAAVEEAFVITGGADLMLRVRVKDLEELNDLITVKLRKLDGVGSTQTMMVLKESGHHPGL from the coding sequence ATGGCATTGGATAATCATGACAAGGACATCCTGAACGCGGTTAGGTGGAAGGCCAAAGCCCCCCTTCAGCAGATCGCCAAGAAACTCCACCTCCCCCTCTCCACGGTGCACCATCGCATCAAGCGGTTTGAAGACCAAGCCATTATTACCCGTTATGAGGCGCGGGTGGACTATTCCAAACTGGACCGCCCCATCCAGGCCTTTGTCCTTATTGAAGCCCAAAACACCCTTCCCAGCGGGGAAAAGGTGCTTCAGCAGGATATATTGAAACACGTCAAGGAATTCGCGGCCGTGGAAGAAGCCTTCGTTATTACTGGGGGAGCCGACCTCATGCTGCGGGTGCGCGTGAAGGACCTGGAAGAACTGAACGATCTCATCACTGTCAAACTCCGCAAGCTGGATGGGGTGGGGAGCACGCAAACGATGATGGTGCTCAAGGAAAGCGGCCACCACCCCGGACTCTAA
- a CDS encoding DUF4411 family protein, with product MKSDCYIVDSSSLITLNRRNPMDVFPSIWEKMAKLAHKERLVAPMEVLEEINQGDDQLLDWAKKCKSMFKKQTEKQIEIVKKILHKYPSLLDESSDYCADPWIVALAIELKDQSRLISIKQIVVTEERLRGDRVRIPFICQKFGIEAVDIVGLFRNEEWKF from the coding sequence ATGAAATCAGACTGCTATATAGTTGATAGTTCTTCTTTAATAACCTTGAATCGGCGGAACCCGATGGATGTATTTCCAAGCATTTGGGAGAAAATGGCAAAATTGGCTCATAAAGAAAGATTAGTGGCTCCGATGGAGGTGCTTGAAGAGATTAATCAAGGAGATGATCAACTATTGGATTGGGCCAAGAAGTGTAAATCAATGTTCAAAAAACAAACAGAAAAACAGATTGAAATAGTGAAAAAAATATTGCACAAGTATCCCTCCCTTCTGGATGAATCGAGTGACTACTGTGCCGATCCTTGGATTGTCGCATTGGCTATTGAACTTAAAGATCAATCCCGACTGATTTCAATTAAGCAAATAGTTGTCACAGAGGAGCGGTTGCGTGGCGACCGCGTACGGATCCCCTTTATTTGTCAAAAATTCGGGATCGAGGCCGTGGATATAGTCGGATTGTTTAGGAATGAGGAGTGGAAGTTTTAA
- a CDS encoding NFYB/HAP3 family transcription factor subunit, with amino-acid sequence MTELPLAAVDRIIRKATGIRVSEEAAKVLAEHMEDSGMHLSREAAVFAKHAGRKTITGADIRLAIKK; translated from the coding sequence ATGACCGAACTCCCCTTGGCTGCCGTGGACCGCATCATCCGTAAAGCCACGGGTATCCGTGTCTCCGAAGAGGCCGCCAAAGTCCTGGCCGAGCACATGGAAGATTCTGGCATGCACCTCTCCCGCGAGGCCGCAGTGTTCGCCAAGCACGCGGGGAGAAAAACCATCACCGGCGCGGATATCCGATTGGCGATAAAGAAGTGA
- a CDS encoding M50 family metallopeptidase: MLDFWGWLILIGIVLVASTAVIKKYVKGAKSWAIITMLRFEKPRRIFDAFRQHPKWVDRLTDLGLVIGFGAIAVDYLWMQKKPMWHRLLVFLVVTAALGMLIPLLFPLDNPIVPIPPPVIQVGFGIFGLSGLILVSLFYSGVDILNKMLLGKNACAGVAPVIPGVDLPNSPISVPLHAWLSFVIILIVHEASHGFVIRKLGMKIKSYGLLLLGFLPIGAFVEPDENELKKLEKNHPREALRMYAAGPASNFYFFVIGTLLVFLFTFGIAGPILGPTLTQIHGNAVSGVIVQEVQDSIVICGTEFEAPAHNVLLPGDKIIAVDGQPIQVLRDYVLAVQGKTAYTLTIDRDGAIMDHSFNANELGRIGITVREVANPDYTPPSWYEPFLQVAGFVASFVGWLLLLNFLVATANFIPILPFDGGKMAVLLLAPYLGFLKMDDASTKKAIQKVFLWIMLALIIVNAAPLVIVNPV; the protein is encoded by the coding sequence ATGCTCGACTTCTGGGGCTGGCTCATCCTCATAGGAATCGTCCTCGTCGCAAGCACCGCAGTGATTAAGAAATATGTGAAGGGCGCCAAATCCTGGGCCATCATTACCATGTTGCGGTTCGAGAAACCCCGGCGGATTTTCGATGCATTCCGGCAGCACCCAAAATGGGTGGATCGTCTCACGGATTTGGGATTGGTCATTGGATTTGGAGCCATTGCGGTGGATTATCTGTGGATGCAGAAAAAACCCATGTGGCATCGCCTCCTGGTTTTTTTGGTGGTCACGGCCGCGCTGGGAATGCTCATCCCCCTCCTTTTTCCTTTGGACAATCCCATTGTCCCTATCCCCCCGCCCGTGATCCAGGTGGGGTTTGGCATATTTGGTCTGTCGGGATTGATATTAGTCAGCCTGTTCTATTCGGGAGTGGATATCCTCAACAAGATGCTCCTGGGAAAGAATGCCTGCGCAGGAGTAGCGCCCGTGATACCCGGGGTTGATCTGCCCAATTCCCCCATTTCAGTCCCCCTGCACGCGTGGTTGAGTTTCGTGATCATCCTTATCGTGCATGAGGCCTCCCATGGATTCGTCATCCGCAAATTAGGGATGAAAATCAAATCCTATGGCCTGCTCCTCCTTGGATTTTTACCTATTGGGGCGTTCGTGGAACCCGACGAGAACGAATTAAAAAAACTTGAAAAAAACCACCCGCGGGAAGCCCTCCGCATGTACGCGGCGGGGCCGGCGAGCAACTTCTATTTCTTTGTCATCGGAACCTTATTAGTATTCCTATTCACCTTTGGAATTGCCGGCCCTATATTGGGCCCCACGCTCACCCAAATACATGGTAACGCGGTTTCGGGAGTCATAGTTCAAGAGGTGCAGGATAGCATTGTTATCTGCGGCACCGAGTTCGAGGCGCCGGCGCATAATGTCCTCTTGCCCGGGGACAAAATAATAGCCGTGGACGGGCAGCCCATCCAAGTGTTGCGGGATTACGTGCTCGCGGTGCAGGGAAAAACCGCTTACACGCTGACGATCGACCGCGATGGGGCCATAATGGATCATTCCTTCAACGCCAATGAATTAGGAAGGATTGGCATCACGGTGCGCGAGGTCGCCAATCCCGATTATACTCCTCCCTCGTGGTATGAACCCTTCCTCCAGGTCGCGGGATTTGTTGCTTCATTCGTGGGATGGTTGCTGCTCTTGAACTTCCTCGTGGCCACCGCCAACTTCATCCCCATTTTACCCTTCGACGGGGGAAAAATGGCCGTGCTCTTATTGGCCCCCTACCTGGGTTTCCTCAAGATGGATGACGCGAGCACCAAGAAAGCCATCCAAAAAGTATTCCTCTGGATCATGCTTGCCCTCATCATTGTGAACGCCGCGCCCTTGGTGATTGTGAATCCGGTGTAA
- a CDS encoding HAD family hydrolase, with the protein MSIRKYVGSKVRHARVVGGFIRNSLVFKLKRQALRPRYWFRKVNLIVVDMDGTLFEDDAGRWGLKVAYPDRIDHSSMGDILHDAILQNLSKGELSVEEAIIDGNRLLQYRGFTRDDFQIVLKKMWPSLRKELVYALKELQNEGKHIVLATLSSKEFADMVNDELIGRYGFGFDGIIGTQVSFDAKGKMDGVKDILGLRNGTTRGVKVRTKLSATRELARTKRWKFALNHTVLITDSYGDIDMAKHVKTILLVPRKPTRIQAVSADFRLADRIIPTDRYMKEEILFSFGIGKRK; encoded by the coding sequence ATGAGCATCCGGAAGTATGTGGGTAGTAAGGTCCGTCATGCCCGGGTGGTGGGGGGGTTTATCCGGAATTCCCTGGTGTTCAAGCTCAAGCGGCAGGCATTGAGACCCCGGTACTGGTTCCGGAAGGTGAACCTCATTGTCGTGGATATGGATGGGACATTGTTCGAGGACGACGCCGGACGATGGGGATTGAAAGTGGCGTACCCGGACAGAATAGACCATTCGTCGATGGGGGATATATTGCACGATGCCATCCTGCAAAACCTATCCAAGGGCGAATTGAGTGTGGAAGAGGCCATCATCGATGGGAATAGGTTGCTACAATACCGCGGATTCACAAGAGATGATTTTCAAATCGTATTGAAGAAGATGTGGCCATCCCTGAGGAAAGAATTGGTGTATGCCCTCAAGGAATTGCAGAATGAAGGAAAACACATCGTGCTCGCCACCCTCTCCTCCAAGGAATTCGCGGACATGGTGAATGATGAATTGATTGGACGCTATGGGTTCGGCTTCGATGGTATTATCGGAACACAAGTATCGTTCGATGCCAAAGGGAAGATGGATGGGGTGAAGGATATACTGGGATTGCGCAATGGCACCACGCGAGGCGTGAAGGTGCGGACCAAGCTCTCCGCCACTCGGGAGTTGGCCCGGACCAAACGATGGAAATTCGCCCTCAATCACACGGTGCTCATCACCGATTCCTATGGGGATATTGATATGGCCAAGCACGTGAAGACCATTCTCCTTGTTCCACGGAAACCCACCCGCATCCAAGCGGTGAGCGCCGATTTTCGGCTAGCGGACAGGATCATCCCTACTGATCGGTATATGAAAGAGGAAATACTGTTTTCGTTTGGAATAGGAAAAAGGAAATAG
- a CDS encoding FKBP-type peptidyl-prolyl cis-trans isomerase: protein MRPLVLLGLGMLFLLFAGCTEIASRNNAGESNLLDRLSTEEGIQPGDTVILYYWGRFEDGTQFDGTMAGSPATFEVGKGMLIPGFEQGLYGLKVDDRTFIDVEPAMGYGEYNPALVQEFDSQLLIDANIPLEVGRKVDTSIGGGEIVDVNMETNKVTVNFNHPLAGKKLIFEVVIVEIRRNLG, encoded by the coding sequence ATGCGCCCGCTCGTATTGTTGGGATTAGGAATGCTTTTTCTCCTCTTTGCCGGGTGCACGGAAATCGCCTCGCGGAACAATGCCGGGGAGAGCAATCTGTTGGATCGACTATCAACCGAAGAGGGCATCCAACCCGGGGACACGGTGATTCTTTATTATTGGGGACGATTTGAAGACGGCACCCAATTCGATGGAACGATGGCGGGGAGCCCGGCGACATTCGAAGTGGGAAAAGGCATGCTCATCCCGGGGTTCGAGCAGGGATTATACGGATTGAAAGTGGATGACCGCACCTTCATCGACGTGGAGCCCGCCATGGGATACGGGGAATATAACCCCGCCTTGGTTCAGGAATTCGACTCCCAATTACTCATCGATGCCAACATCCCCCTGGAAGTGGGACGGAAGGTGGACACCAGCATCGGCGGAGGGGAAATTGTGGATGTGAACATGGAAACGAATAAGGTGACGGTAAACTTCAACCACCCCCTCGCCGGGAAGAAACTCATATTTGAAGTTGTTATTGTGGAAATACGGCGAAATTTAGGGTGA
- a CDS encoding MGMT family protein — MVSWLQRIQSYPAPPFHKRVWIALLRIPKGKVVTYQTLARMAGNPLAPRAVGNACNRNPFAPHVPCHRVVAADGGLGGYDLGVRKKKQLLRRENIQVDARGHIDLSRFGYFPMK, encoded by the coding sequence ATGGTCTCCTGGCTCCAACGCATCCAATCCTATCCCGCGCCGCCTTTCCATAAGCGGGTGTGGATAGCCCTCTTGCGCATCCCCAAAGGCAAAGTGGTCACTTACCAGACGCTCGCCCGGATGGCGGGAAACCCCCTTGCCCCTCGGGCGGTGGGGAATGCGTGTAATCGCAATCCCTTCGCTCCCCATGTCCCCTGCCACCGGGTCGTGGCCGCGGATGGGGGGTTGGGTGGGTATGATTTGGGTGTGCGGAAGAAGAAACAATTATTGCGCCGTGAAAATATCCAAGTGGATGCGCGCGGTCACATCGATCTTTCCCGCTTTGGCTATTTTCCTATGAAATAA
- the ftsZ gene encoding cell division protein FtsZ gives MQSIVSNAVTNAPKQEERLDDFGQPKIMVIGAGGAGCNAVNRLANMGIAGAQLVAVNTDKQHLSIINDEITKILIGKSVTRGLGAGGYPEIGAKAAEVSRQALEEVLAGVDMLFISAGMGGGTGTGSAPIVAEIAKSQGAIVIAMVTYPFALEKARVLKAEEGIESLRKVCDTVVVIDNNRLVELVPNLPIQDAFKVADELVARTVRGITETITQPSLINLDYADVRSVMVGTGLSMIAVGESKGVEKVNEVVEDTLKNSLLDVDIADAKGALIHITGGAELTLGEANAIGTMLTEQLDQKSVVIWGARVDPTFENKIEVITIFTGVKSPFIRSGHDRNDYKQARSRSGEFGIDYL, from the coding sequence ATGCAATCGATTGTTTCTAACGCCGTCACCAACGCACCCAAGCAAGAGGAGCGGTTGGATGATTTCGGTCAACCTAAAATTATGGTCATTGGCGCCGGGGGTGCCGGGTGTAATGCGGTCAACCGCTTAGCCAATATGGGGATCGCGGGCGCTCAATTAGTGGCCGTGAATACGGATAAGCAACATTTATCCATCATCAATGATGAAATAACCAAAATTCTCATTGGAAAGTCAGTTACCCGAGGTTTGGGAGCTGGGGGTTATCCTGAAATAGGCGCCAAGGCCGCGGAAGTCTCCCGCCAAGCCCTCGAGGAAGTGCTCGCGGGCGTGGACATGCTCTTCATCTCCGCCGGTATGGGAGGGGGAACAGGTACGGGAAGCGCCCCCATCGTTGCCGAGATTGCCAAGTCGCAAGGGGCCATTGTCATCGCCATGGTTACCTACCCGTTTGCCCTCGAGAAGGCACGCGTGTTGAAGGCCGAAGAAGGTATCGAGTCCCTGCGCAAGGTCTGCGACACGGTAGTGGTTATTGACAACAACCGCCTCGTGGAATTAGTTCCCAATCTGCCCATCCAGGATGCGTTCAAAGTGGCCGATGAACTCGTGGCACGCACCGTGCGCGGAATCACGGAAACTATTACCCAGCCCTCGTTGATCAACTTGGATTATGCCGACGTGCGCTCGGTGATGGTGGGCACTGGATTATCCATGATTGCCGTGGGAGAGAGCAAGGGCGTGGAGAAAGTGAATGAAGTGGTGGAAGACACGCTCAAGAATTCACTCCTCGATGTGGATATCGCCGACGCGAAGGGCGCTTTAATTCACATCACCGGGGGCGCCGAGCTCACATTGGGTGAAGCCAACGCCATTGGCACTATGCTCACCGAGCAATTGGACCAAAAATCAGTAGTCATCTGGGGGGCCCGGGTCGACCCGACCTTCGAGAACAAAATTGAGGTCATCACCATCTTCACAGGCGTGAAGAGTCCCTTCATCCGAAGCGGGCACGACCGGAACGACTACAAGCAGGCCCGCTCGCGCTCGGGGGAGTTTGGAATAGATTACTTATGA
- a CDS encoding XRE family transcriptional regulator, with protein sequence MPMRTLTTTVKPSVFKWLRESAGWSKEMIAEKLGLPIEIVEEFEGGKKEISFRQIKILAVAYKRPVASFLLSSPKIEKPLPKDYRMLPEKAGVFDTKTIFAIRKARKIQTIGRILLTNIDRSTKSKIERIDLSLSPENLALYYRERFSLSEEKQTKFKTPYAFFGYLRENLEGLNILILQLPMPVEDARGFVLLDENPIVITVSTKDTIEARLFSLMHEFGHILLGESAIDLPDVTQNDHNSIESWCNRFAASFLLPNLISKGLFEKNRDSLTETKYLNKLSSHFKVSKALLLVTMLKGKFISKTQFDEIFGRFKIKMSLIKNKKGRKMAGMPSDKKCLAEVGGKFVSLVANNFDRDYITYSDALNYLSIKSKSFERVLSKAKL encoded by the coding sequence ATGCCTATGAGAACCCTGACCACGACGGTAAAACCATCGGTTTTCAAATGGTTGCGCGAGAGTGCGGGCTGGTCAAAGGAGATGATAGCGGAAAAACTGGGCCTGCCAATTGAAATAGTTGAAGAGTTTGAAGGCGGAAAAAAGGAAATCAGTTTCAGGCAAATAAAAATACTTGCGGTCGCTTACAAGCGCCCCGTGGCATCCTTTTTGTTATCGTCACCGAAGATCGAAAAACCATTGCCTAAAGATTATCGCATGTTGCCTGAAAAGGCAGGGGTATTTGACACAAAAACTATCTTCGCAATCAGAAAAGCACGAAAAATTCAAACGATCGGCCGAATTCTCTTGACCAATATTGATAGGTCGACCAAATCGAAAATTGAGCGAATCGATTTATCCTTAAGTCCAGAAAATCTAGCACTATACTATCGTGAAAGGTTTTCATTATCCGAGGAAAAGCAGACTAAATTCAAAACACCATATGCGTTTTTTGGCTATTTGCGCGAAAACCTGGAAGGTTTGAACATTCTTATCCTGCAGCTTCCAATGCCTGTTGAAGACGCACGGGGTTTTGTCCTATTAGATGAAAACCCTATAGTAATTACGGTTAGTACAAAAGATACAATTGAAGCCCGATTATTTTCACTCATGCATGAATTTGGACATATCTTGTTAGGGGAATCAGCGATAGACCTTCCAGATGTTACCCAAAATGATCACAATTCTATAGAATCCTGGTGTAATCGATTTGCCGCCTCATTTTTGCTGCCAAATCTTATTTCGAAAGGACTATTTGAAAAAAATCGTGATTCATTGACCGAAACGAAATACCTCAACAAATTGTCATCTCATTTCAAAGTGAGTAAAGCACTTCTATTAGTAACGATGCTGAAAGGAAAATTTATTAGTAAAACGCAATTTGATGAAATTTTTGGGAGATTCAAAATAAAAATGTCACTTATCAAGAATAAAAAAGGAAGGAAAATGGCTGGCATGCCATCAGACAAAAAGTGCCTAGCCGAGGTGGGCGGCAAGTTCGTATCACTGGTTGCCAACAATTTCGATCGTGATTATATAACTTACTCCGATGCTCTGAACTATTTGTCAATCAAATCGAAATCTTTTGAAAGGGTTCTTTCTAAGGCAAAATTATGA
- a CDS encoding cytidylate kinase family protein: protein MKKIQTPILISGLIGSGKSTLARRLGKKYGLRFISGSQVHRDVLAERLGISVKRMNTPGFWETELGKKGTHMRAGDLNMDKEVDARLVKRLKQFPSSITDSRLMPWQYKGKAIRIWLTAPEKERAARVAQRDGSTHHAALTAIRERGNTDQRIYKKLYGIAFGMDLSPFDLVLTNTGFTPTETFGCVDKYIRVCMGVEKSQGKKKR, encoded by the coding sequence ATGAAAAAAATCCAAACACCCATCCTCATCTCCGGCTTAATCGGAAGCGGGAAAAGCACGCTCGCACGAAGATTGGGAAAAAAATATGGGTTGCGTTTCATCTCGGGCTCGCAGGTGCATCGTGACGTGCTCGCGGAACGATTAGGCATTTCAGTGAAGCGGATGAACACCCCCGGATTCTGGGAAACGGAATTAGGAAAGAAAGGAACTCACATGCGGGCTGGCGATTTGAATATGGATAAGGAAGTGGACGCGCGGCTCGTGAAACGATTGAAACAATTCCCTTCATCCATCACGGATTCGAGATTGATGCCCTGGCAGTATAAGGGAAAAGCCATCCGCATCTGGCTCACGGCCCCTGAGAAGGAGCGGGCGGCGCGCGTGGCCCAGAGGGATGGAAGCACGCATCACGCGGCTCTGACAGCCATTCGGGAGAGGGGGAACACTGACCAGAGAATTTACAAAAAGCTCTATGGCATCGCCTTCGGAATGGATCTATCCCCATTCGATTTGGTGCTCACCAACACAGGATTCACCCCGACTGAAACATTCGGGTGTGTAGATAAATACATCCGGGTATGCATGGGTGTTGAAAAATCCCAGGGGAAAAAGAAGCGTTAA
- a CDS encoding TVP38/TMEM64 family protein: MVKLTKENILFTLFVLFVMGITISPTLFPGFFNPIVEFIRMEATSFGVFTPLILIIMLVVATVITPIPQSLIIITIGAIYGPVAGFALALVGGVLAASTAFIVARTFGRDVVRRFLPQTHSFYQFFEKNAAWFVFVLRLIPTVSFDLVSYAAGLTKLRYFPFVTATFFGMMPATLSFVLIGAGITETGFYSYVGLALFLILMAVGFFVSKKYMDGANGKKI; this comes from the coding sequence ATGGTGAAGCTGACCAAGGAAAATATCCTCTTTACCCTCTTCGTCCTTTTCGTGATGGGAATCACCATATCCCCCACCCTCTTCCCGGGGTTCTTCAATCCCATCGTAGAATTCATCCGGATGGAAGCGACTAGCTTCGGGGTGTTCACCCCACTCATCCTCATCATAATGTTGGTCGTCGCCACCGTGATAACCCCCATCCCCCAGTCCCTCATTATCATTACCATCGGTGCCATCTATGGTCCCGTGGCGGGGTTCGCCCTGGCATTAGTGGGAGGGGTGCTCGCGGCGAGCACCGCGTTCATTGTTGCACGCACCTTCGGTCGGGACGTGGTCCGCCGCTTTCTCCCGCAGACGCATTCCTTCTACCAATTTTTCGAAAAGAACGCTGCGTGGTTCGTGTTTGTCCTGCGCCTCATCCCTACTGTTTCTTTTGATCTGGTTTCCTATGCCGCGGGATTGACCAAACTGAGATATTTTCCCTTCGTCACCGCCACCTTCTTCGGGATGATGCCCGCCACCCTCTCTTTCGTCCTCATCGGCGCGGGCATCACTGAAACCGGCTTCTACTCCTACGTCGGCCTGGCCCTATTCCTCATCCTCATGGCTGTGGGCTTCTTCGTGAGCAAAAAATATATGGATGGGGCAAATGGGAAGAAAATATGA
- a CDS encoding cytidine deaminase, whose amino-acid sequence MKLTKEDKKLIARAKILVRPKKVSGGIIKEVGAALLSMKGKIFTGTSLDLGCGIGFCAEHSAIANMISHTDETQIKTIVAVGGEKVIYPCGRCREIMRLIDKRNYRKTNVIISEKKKVKLIDLLPGEWM is encoded by the coding sequence ATGAAATTGACAAAAGAGGACAAAAAATTGATTGCTCGGGCGAAAATTCTTGTCCGGCCAAAAAAAGTGAGTGGAGGCATTATCAAGGAAGTTGGTGCCGCACTCCTTTCTATGAAAGGAAAAATTTTTACGGGAACAAGTTTAGACCTTGGCTGTGGAATTGGATTTTGCGCAGAACATTCCGCCATCGCCAATATGATTTCTCATACTGATGAAACCCAAATTAAGACCATCGTGGCTGTGGGAGGGGAGAAAGTGATATACCCTTGTGGCCGTTGCAGAGAAATAATGAGATTGATAGATAAGAGAAATTATAGGAAAACGAATGTGATAATTTCTGAAAAAAAGAAAGTTAAACTAATTGATCTGTTGCCTGGAGAATGGATGTGA